The Argopecten irradians isolate NY chromosome 6, Ai_NY, whole genome shotgun sequence genome has a window encoding:
- the LOC138325505 gene encoding tripartite motif-containing protein 2-like has protein sequence MMKRRFTKTSQSFQQTGQSGKPGPKDDLKKKEAYKPKLVNPLRCGICSGTLRSPKLLPCYHTFCCKCLENYVERKHDPEQPGSFSCPLCLKLINLPQDGVSGLPDNLYVLVYDAVNASKNPCQQCDTGAGAVAKCVDCDDNICLSCKNVHEKMKATKSHKFVLLAEQEKVLSSSLARQCTCPEHENEEMSYVCIPCNALLCDQCKETHLDHKLEEASTAAKARKEDLSRLADGVRSYLPYIKNNMKKADKEAERLKKDVDKTKQDVLNNADSLKRAIDAACARKLQGIDETLDRTLSSIERFRAEMERVYLSMKSLAVMSDQIFDLAPDGLLLQTNHNISKRLESVPTEIPTCSLESAHTSFEAAAVPQVELLGETKVSVLPILNFSPSDKKVPTFYCPGRPYSICPVSDDEAWVICDTSETIQLFSKNGAIRQFLKLPGEANDICCFPNGNLFVTELRGRAIWKIGIDNSVTTFTSIDDTVRGIYYFDGNFYVTSKDSSRHAVSVLAKDTGDVENEIVQDNGNKIFCHPDRLAVISNGTVCVTDRGKDGAVIFITSAGHVSSSYKGEGEGKNEGHVERFEPWGLCVDQHDNIFISDRFNDVIHVLNHDGVFQKYLLNKDDGIRRPLGVAVDNAGHIWVGNEDGSIRVFEYVELL, from the coding sequence ATGATGAAAAGACGTTTTACGAAAACATCTCAGTCCTTTCAACAGACCGGACAGTCGGGAAAACCTGGCCCAAAAGATGATTTAAAGAAGAAAGAAGCCTACAAGCCAAAACTCGTCAATCCGTTGCGATGTGGAATATGTTCTGGAACGCTACGGAGTCCAAAGCTGTTGCCTTGTTACCATACGTTCTGTTGCAAGTGTCTTGAGAACTACGTTGAAAGGAAGCATGATCCCGAACAGCCGGGATCATTTTCTTGTCCTCTCTGTCTAAAGCTTATTAACCTTCCACAAGACGGTGTCTCCGGTTTGCCAGATAACCTGTATGTGCTGGTCTATGACGCAGTGAACGCCTCTAAAAACCCATGTCAGCAATGTGACACCGGGGCTGGTGCAGTGGCTAAATGTGTGGACTGTGACGACAACATCTGCTTGTCGTGTAAAAACGTCCACGAGAAAATGAAGGCTACCAAAAGTCACAAGTTCGTCCTTCTAGCAGAACAAGAGAAGGTGCTTAGTTCATCCCTCGCACGGCAATGCACATGCCCAGAACATGAAAACGAAGAGATGTCTTATGTCTGTATACCGTGTAATGCACTTCTGTGTGACCAATGTAAAGAGACTCACTTGGACCACAAGTTAGAGGAAGCATCCACTGCCGCTAAAGCTAGAAAAGAAGATCTGTCGAGGTTAGCAGACGGTGTGCGTTCTTACCTTCCCTACATCAAAAACAATATGAAGAAGGCTGACAAAGAAGCAGAACGACTGAAAAAGGACGTGGATAAAACGAAACAGGATGTTCTTAACAATGCCGATAGCTTAAAAAGAGCGATTGACGCAGCATGTGCGAGGAAGTTGCAAGGAATAGATGAAACTCTAGACCGAACTTTGTCATCTATCGAAAGATTCCGTGCGGAAATGGAACGAGTGTATCTGTCAATGAAGAGTCTGGCTGTAATGTCAGACCAGATATTCGACCTGGCCCCTGATGGACTCTTGCTGCAAACAAATCATAACATCAGTAAGCGCCTGGAGTCTGTCCCTACGGAGATTCCAACGTGTTCTTTAGAAAGCGCGCACACAAGCTTCGAGGCAGCCGCCGTACCGCAAGTGGAATTACTGGGCGAAACCAAAGTATCTGTACTGCCAATTCTGAACTTTTCTCCGTCAGACAAGAAAGTCCCAACATTCTACTGTCCAGGTCGGCCCTATTCCATCTGCCCCGTGTCTGACGACGAGGCATGGGTGATCTGCGATACGTCTGAGACCATACAGCTCTTTTCCAAGAACGGCGCAATTCGACAGTTCCTCAAATTACCGGGGGAAGCCAATGACATTTGCTGTTTCCCTAACGGTAATCTCTTCGTCACAGAACTCCGTGGACGCGCCATCTGGAAAATAGGTATCGACAATTCGGTGACGACTTTCACTAGCATCGACGATACTGTTCGTGGTATTTACTATTTCGATGGGAATTTCTACGTCACCAGCAAAGACTCCAGTCGGCACGCGGTGTCTGTTTTGGCAAAAGACACAGGGgatgttgaaaatgaaattgtCCAAGACAACGGCAATAAGATATTCTGTCATCCGGATCGTCTTGCAGTCATCAGCAACGGGACTGTTTGCGTAACCGACAGGGGCAAAGATGGCGCTGTCATATTTATTACGTCTGCTGGTCATGTGAGTTCCTCTTACAAGGGAGAAGGTGAGGGCAAGAATGAGGGACACGTGGAGAGGTTTGAGCCGTGGGGACTTTGTGTGGATCAACACGATAATATATTCATATCTGATCGGTTTAATGACGTCATTCATGTCCTCAATCACGATGGCGTTTTCCAGAAATACTTACTCAACAAAGACGACGGTATAAGGCGCCCACTAGGTGTCGCTGTCGACAACGCTGGTCATATTTGGGTCGGCAACGAGGATGGCAGTATTCGTGTATTTGAATAtgtagaacttctgtaa